The Parasteatoda tepidariorum isolate YZ-2023 chromosome X2, CAS_Ptep_4.0, whole genome shotgun sequence genome includes a region encoding these proteins:
- the LOC107454838 gene encoding uncharacterized protein: protein MYLLIKKVLLLTILAYLKIAIILANSMHSTFLCICKVIADIFQLPASHLLNVSPTRNSDTQNISHRSSPKVSTFVQTEEQSKQLENAGSKSSTDVIIYNLSSTQKLVITQGNCKSNKCENCKFATEITTYEKVENVTAPSVGFDGSNISYMSIESDVVDSKIENGCYSSSTSSSTTISDGFNSQLVCIEDSEVKTANAENANNKRVSFGNVDTFLNSCDKLALDLEALDFECLKETESDNTSVKSDDKAANKHKTSSPLSKVLQNHQNVSTDLSMFKADQSQIPENKDLGTRTNLDNWKNEAFGTDFKRRLSLPVKLNTTNSAVMNFKLAQKMLIEDALKNTSRHEKSLKEIKYPFSSEISLDSKHNDETYDKGVFSCSSYESLPVSDHIRNAFNNSAVLSLYDETLHSEDKPDFSCVDHLVEGFEETKSNLSVLNLALDKIIPSTTTRKDEKHETKLCSDINLDSSVTEMCNVLNRFVTGEVKLIPEKFSNFSDKSLLTNGKDILQAGVNFENNEQFGINDCEVRRSSTKEYNSFDNSLRKQRNEEINKKSEEIDIGEPIVNEIKCTSSSSLKSVYLDVDEATDVENALLTLKYESETNKSDSCENLQKVWQQSYHKIAFIDESPPHETSHTNQNISETNCKDRSFNKDEKHTPIEVDFGDETNKFANNLLSIQQRWFKSFGEFTETDKNEPNEIACMSSSPNGKHADPVEWTGACENTVFSLKNKVGTNKPANSVKQQYKAFTDEIPLYELNHADQNTLETNCQEQQSTLFEENSSSGDSTSDNSVVTVKDLNVAEN from the coding sequence ATGTACCTACtaataaaaaaggttttattgcTCACAATCTTAGCATATTTGAAGATTGCCATTATACTAGCTAACAGCATGCATTCTACTTTCCTTTGCATTTGTAAAGTAATTGCAGATATATTTCAATTGCCAGCATCACATTTACTGAATGTTTCACCTACTAGGAACAGTGATACTCAAAACATTTCGCATAGAAGTAGTCCTAAAGTTTCTACATTCGTTCAAACTGAGGAGCAATCGAAACAACTTGAAAACGCCGGTTCTAAATCTAGTACAGatgtaattatttacaatttgagCTCTACTCAGAAACTCGTTATAACTCAAGGAAATTGCAAAAGTAACAAATGcgaaaattgtaaatttgcTACTGAAATCACAACATACGAGAAAGTTGAAAATGTTACGGCACCATCTGTTGGTTTTGACGGTTCAAATATTAGTTACATGTCAATAGAAAGTGATGTAGTagattcaaaaatagaaaatggttGTTATAGCTCCTCGACCAGTTCGTCTACTACAATCAGTGATGGATTTAATAGTCAATTAGTCTGTATCGAAGATTCTGAAGTTAAAACTGCAAACGCTGAAAATGCTAACAATAAAAGAGTATCTTTCGGAAATGtcgatacttttttaaattcctgtGATAAGTTAGCTTTAGATCTAGAAGCTTTAGATTTCgaatgtttaaaagaaacagAATCTGATAACACAAGTGTTAAATCTGACGATAAAGCTGCGAATAAACACAAAACATCTAGTCCTTTAAGCAAAGTTTTGCAGAATCATCAGAACGTAAGTACTGATTTAAGTATGTTTAAGGCTGACCAATCTCAAATACCTGAGAATAAAGATTTAGGAACAAGAACTAACTTAGATAACTGGAAAAATGAAGCTTTTGGTACGGATTTTAAACGACGATTGTCCTTGCCAGTAAAGCTGAATACAACCAATTCTGCTGTTATGAATTTCAAACTAGCTCAAAAGATGTTAATTGAAGATGCCCTAAAAAATACTTCCAGacatgaaaaaagtttgaaagaaataaaatatcctttttcaTCAGAAATAAGCTTAGACAGTAAACATAATGATGAAACATACGATAAAGGAGTCTTCAGTTGCAGTTCGTACGAATCCTTGCCAGTATCTGATCACATAcgaaatgcttttaataatagtGCGGTGCTGAGTTTGTACGATGAAACTCTCCACAGCGAAGATAAGCCTGATTTTTCTTGTGTCGATCATTTGGTGGAAGGATTTGAAGAGACTAAAAGCAATCTATCAGTGCTAAACTTAGCTCTAGATAAGATAATCCCTTCTACAACGACAAGAAAGGAcgaaaaacatgaaacaaaattatgttcGGACATAAATTTAGATTCAAGTGTTACAGAAATGTGTAATGTACTTAATAGATTTGTAACTGGTGAAGTAAAACTTATTCCTgagaaattttctaatttttccgATAAAAGCTTATTAACAAATGGTAAAGACATATTACAAGCAggtgttaattttgaaaataatgaacaatttgGGATAAATGATTGTGAAGTAAGACGCTCCTCCACAAAAGAATACAATTcttttgataattctttaaggAAACagagaaatgaagaaattaacaagaaatcagAAGAAATTGACATAGGTGAACCCATagtcaatgaaattaaatgcaCGTCTTCAAGTTCATTAAAATCTGTGTATTTAGATGTAGATGAAGCGACTGATGTTGAAAATGCATTACTAACTCTGAAATACGAAtctgaaacaaataaatctgATAGCtgtgaaaatttacaaaaagtatggcAACAATCTTATCATAAAATAGCATTCATTGATGAAAGCCCGCCCCATGAAACTAGTCATAcaaaccaaaatatttcagagacTAATTGCAAAGATCGTTCTTTTAACAAAGATGAAAAACACACACCGATAGAGGTAGACTTTGGAGatgaaacaaacaaatttgCTAATAACTTACTTTCAATCCAGCAACGATGGTTTAAAAGTTTTGGAGAATTTACCGAAACCGATAAAAATGAGCCAAATGAAATAGCCTGTATGTCTTCGAGTCCAAATGGAAAGCATGCTGATCCAGTCGAATGGACGGGTGCTTGTGAAAACACtgtatttagtttgaaaaacaaagtGGGAACAAATAAACCTGCGAACAGTGTAAAGCAACAGTATAAAGCATTCACTGATGAAATCCCCCTATACGAATTGAATCACGCCGATCAAAATACTTTGGAGACAAATTGTCAAGAACAGCAATCTACGCTCTTTGAGGAAAATTCATCTTCTGGAGATTCAACTTCTGATAATTCTGTGGTTACAGTGAAAGACCTAAATGTTGCAGAAAATTAA